Genomic window (Juglans microcarpa x Juglans regia isolate MS1-56 chromosome 2S, Jm3101_v1.0, whole genome shotgun sequence):
GCTCCTCTATCAAATTCTGAAGCTTCTGTGGCAAATCATTCTCCACAATCAGCTGCTTAGGCCGTGGGTGGTGCTCGTAAACAGCCTGCAATATGAACAATTTAAGCGAAGCCCCTTCATTGATTTGTAACACTACTACAAAAAGACAGCCCTAGAACCCTAGTCTCACGTAAAAGACCTGGAAGCTTGCACAGGAAACCCTAAATGATGTTCAAAAAGAGAAACTTTGAACCATGTGCAAACCCAAAAACATGACGTACATAATTCTTTGAAAAGTTTGTCAAACTCTcattaaagtttaaaaatgGTTTACTGTAAACAACCCTAGTGAATCCTAGAGGTCCAGTTTTCATCATGAAAGCACTATAAGCAATGCGTAAAAGCAGTACTTGTATTGTATACTGTATCATGAATAtgctttatgttattttattatgttgtaAACTGTATGAAGTAGTTACTGAGAACTCGACTCATGCGATTGTGTTTGTGTTAAAATGTCCAAGTAATATAGGTGTGAGAAAGAACAAAGCTGCAGGATAATATGGGATGGAAATGAGGCCTAAAATGATGAAGAATGATTTTATTCCTTTATCGTCTTTATGAAGtcttttatggaaataatttttagaagGCAAAAGAcactgaaattttttttataggtaaataaaaaagaaatcaaaaggaAATTTTAATATGCGCCTTTCATGATTTTGTGaactacaagttttttttttaaacatttatagAATCTTTAATCCCCAACTGGTACAActgttttgtattttgtaaaaagtAACATTCCTAACCTTAATTTGGGGAGGGGGGGTGTTACACATGGTATTGTACAATATAATCCATGATATCAGGTAGATTCAATGAGGCTACACCATCCACTATCATCCACTTTAGTTAGTGATCATTGAGACAAAGATAGGTAACTTCAAAGAAAGCAAAACCCCAACAACTGGGACCTCCAGGTGATACCGAATGTTAAAAGCACCATACACAGCAGTTCAGAAATTTTACCCAAAAGACaagttttggaagaaaaaaatagcatAATTGGTGGAAGCTTCAGTTGTTCTTAAAAGAAAGTTTGACGTCAATGAACCTAACACACTTTCATAGCTTCATTGGGAAATAGGTTAGACAAGTGCATAAATTCAACTCTAGTACAAAGCTGCTCAGCCAATGGAAAGAGAAGAGACTCTTTatgtaaaggaaaaagaataggTTCACAATAAAAAGCAACATAAAAAGTTCATTTATTCAAGAATCAACCAGAACTACATCccggccaaaaaaaaaaacaacactcCCAAATGCTAAGGCCATGATTGGTTGCCCTGTTTTTTCAAAGTttctcacaatttttcaaaatgtcatcattttccataaaaatttataaaatcaaaccaaacattttcaaatctaaaaaaatacaccatttAAACTTTCATCCAATCatttactcaaacacaaaaatcaaaacagcTTTTACAAAAACTACTCTTAAAAAGTTGTGTTCTAGCTTTTCAACTCTACCATCCACTTTCACAAACCCCAAtagaaaacatatttaaaaaaatattcaaaattcgCTCACCTTTcacaaaaccataaaaaatacgTCTAAAAGCTGTAAATTTACTCCAAAATTTGCAAACTAAACAGGGATGCCCTCTCACCTTTATCAGTTTGAGCAGATTGAGGCGAGCTATAGCATCTTGATGGTCCAACCTTGCAATAAGCAATGGAGTCAAACCATTAACAGCTAATGTTGTATTGATTCGAGATGATTTCCTGCAACACAGAAATgcaaagattttaaatttaacaaaaccCCGGGGACAAAAGACTGAGAGTCGTCCAAGAGTTATTGACATAGACTTTCAATCGTCACACCAACAACATGCATTAATCACTCACTTTCCATAAAATTCCCCAATATGGGACTTGGGTCACAACAAAGTTAACATTCAGAACATAAAGAGGAATCAtacatcattaaataaaagatataggAGAGATTCAAGATCATGTACGTGATAATTTTCAAGAATGGCTCCAATATGTGTACGAAATGCTGTTCTGGGCAGCATTGGAAGAACTTCACCAATTTCTGAATTGCATCTTTTTTTAGCAATGCCTGCTCCACTTTCCGGTTATCATTGTCATGAGCTAAAGAGACAGCAATAGAATCCAATGCAGTAACAGACCAATCCCCATCCTCAAGAAGGCTCAAGTACACATCCAACCCACCATGAGCCCTTAATTGCTCCCTCGAGTTACGAGATGCATGGGCCATATCACACAGTAAAGGCAACGCATATTGTTTCAAGGGAGAATCTGACATGATAAACTGCATCAAGTGTGGAATGATTCCATTTTCAGCTGCTTGTTCCTGTCTcctcttatttattttgcacAGATTGAAAAGAGCATTGAGAACCTTGAAGGAAGAAAATAGTTAAAATACAATTAGAAACTTGATAAGTGCTAAAAAAGCGCAACCAGAAGAGAGGAGCAgggggagaaaataaaaagaaacttgTAAGGAAGATGCATGAGATCAACACTTCTAAAATAAGTAGTTATACATTGAGCAACCTAATGAAGTGGTGATATATAAGATGTAATATTGAGGATCGAAACTATTTCTGATGCCGTAAACATAAAATGATGACATTTAACAAGGAATAGATTGCGATATCTTAATGCTAGAAGCTGCCTAGCTAAGACTTCATTGCAGCATGGCTCTCTTAGATTGCGATATCTTAATACTAGAAGCTGATCCTTTATTGTGACGCATAATGCTGTATGGGAGAATAAATTTCACATTGAGACATACACATGTGCATACACAGACACGTGCACACAGATGGTAAAGTAAGAAAGGAATACAGAATTAAAAGAGGCCCGTAGAGCATGTCGATTCGGAAAAGCATAACAATAAAAGACACGGTGTACAAAAGGTTTCCCTTGCATATGGCATATCAAATATGAAAGCTTCGTTTTTATTTTAAGCAATAGATTCGATAGAAAAAGGAAACAGTAAACAACATGACCAGTAAGCAAAAGTATTCACCCCATAAATGTTTTTTGGTTGGCACCGGGGGCCCGAGAACAGTGTCCCAACTAATCCTGAGGATGCACAAGCCCTTGGCAAGAAGTTTtatgcaagtgcacctcgggtaattcaaggggaaaatccccctatccgatggcccctagagattgtttgcacgcAGTGGGATTCAAACCTTGGACCTAGAGGCAGCATACCTcaaagcccaaggcctttaccacttgagccaacccctaggggtttacCTAATAAGTTAATCGGCTAAAACATTACTATTTGAGCGATTATACaattgaaaactgaaaataagTCACAGGAATATTCAATTTGAACTATAAATGCAGAATAATTGTAGCTTGTAGCCAGCCACGTTAAAAAATCTCTCAAGCATAGGTCAAGAAGGCCTACCTCATGATATATTTGAGATACAAGAGACCCTTCTTTGAGTTCCAGATTTGGGATCAGATATTTAATGGCATCCGCTCGTTGAAGATTCTCTAAGCAGTTTGGATCAGTTGACAAATGATTGATACACTTCAATATCTATGAGATGACAATGTACAGCAATACAAAAGCATAGTAAGCTATGCAGCAGCAATTAAAGACATGATAGAAAATGGAGAAACTTCTTTTACCTTTAAAAGAATAGGAGGTTCTACCCTATTGAACATCTGGAAAAGACGACTTAGCAAGCTTTGGCTACACATGTAAGATTTTACAATTGTATCTGCTTGGGCAAACTCAAGCAGAAGATCAGCCACCTTTTCTAGGTACTCCCTGGCAACATCTGCATTCAATGTTGAAACCATGTGGGATAGCAACCCAGAGGATGTTGCACTTCCAGGTCTAGCATTTAGAACACCTGAACCAGACAGCACACCAGATGCTGACTGAGATACAATCCCAGATGTAGAAGCAGCTCCCTCATTAGATGCCATTGGTCCACCCTTCTTAATTGCTGTTTTATGTGAAACTCTAGCACTAGAGTCCagatttccattttcttttccccgTTGAGAAACATCTGTGAATCCATGAAGAAATTATTCACCCTCTAGAAATATGGAAGATACCTGAATCAAAAACTGACTAATGCTATTACTGTTGCaatgaaaagagaagaaagtaAAGGTTAAAATTATCTTTCAGGACGTGTGTAAAAGCTAGGATTTAGGATTTCAATGTTGGGAGAGGGGGAGGAGGGGGGAGGGCAGATTTTAGTGACCGAAAGAAGTTACTCGGTCAGCTTGGAATACCATTTGTCTAAATATTTACCTTAAAATCTCCAAGTTCTACCacttaaaaaagtattttttctaaaaaatgaacaatatataaaacaaaaataagatggaAAATTTAATTGCAATTagaatgaaataattttagactaGAAGTTagttatcattaaaaaaagtagcagtaaaatttagaagaaaaagaaaaacatgacaGGAGGTTAAGGTAAATTGTTTCAGGAAAAGGGGTCACTTCTTAGTTGACAAATCTCCCAGAGCTGCTTTGCCACTTTCAAGTCTTTGAGGATACATGTAGCTAGTTTTATTTCGAGCTGGGCATCTCTAGGGACAAAACCAACAGCAGTTCACATCTGTGCTTATAGTCTCATCTGTAAGAGACTTCACACAAAATGTGGGGCGCCTTGAATTGTCCTGCCAACAGGAAATGGGGAAGTATGCTGTGTACCAATGAATGTTCACAATATACTCCTTGGTAATTGGTATTGTGTTGAAAATATAATCTTAAAATGTGAGTATCACATTTACAAGCTCAAAAAGAACTAGTTTGAACATTGCATAGAATTGGGTGAAAAGATGCAACTGATTACCTGCAAATTCAGCCATTAGGAAATCTAGTTCACCATTTGTTTTCTTGTCATTAGCATGCAATAGAGGTAGTACACTCTCATGCCTATCCAACCCTGAAAGGTGGCGCACATACTCGAGCTGACCAGAAAAATGTCGTGAAGGAGGTTCCTTCTCCAACAAGCTAAGAAGAGGCCGGACATGCTCTTGCAGAGAAGCCACTGTCGTACTTTCAATCGATTTCAAAGGCCGGTCTGTGGATGTCCTAGTAGTAGAATTATGAACACGCTGCTGTCTAAGTTCAGCATCTTTTCGAGAAGGATCAATCTTACTTTGCTCTGAGTTGTCTCGATCATTAGGCATACTTGCTGGAGGTTCCTTAATTGATAGATTTGCAACTTTATCTAATGATATTGGGTCAGCAAATTTAGAAGCAATTGAAGCTTTTAAGGCAGCATTACTATATTGAGGCTTATCAGGATCTGTTTGGAGGTATCGGGGATCTGATTGATTGGCCTCTGATCTCTGTGAATTTGAAGTTGAAGCACGTGAAGATTCTTGCATTCCCGTTGATATATGCTGATCAATTATTCCATGCCTAACCTTGGGGAGGTCATGCTGATCAGCTGTGGAAAGTGGTGTCTCATACTGACTGAAAATAGGATGGCTATAGTCCAGTTGACCAGAACGCGGTCGCTGAGTGGAACCATCAATAGGAAATCCTCCACCAACAGATATAGAAGCTAATCGAGTTGCCTCGTTCAAGCTATACAGGGTGTTGATAAGTCTAAGAAGTATTCCATTCTTTGCAGCTATGCGACAGAAATCATTTCTAGGGGTTGACCGCTGAAGCTTAAAGACCTGCCACATGCAGTCAATAGCTAGATGAACCATTTCCCTGGATATAAAGACCTTTATCAGCAGCTTTGTAATGAAAtgtggaagaaagaaagaaaattagagCAACCATAAGTTTGACCTACAAATTCAAATACGGCACAAAGCAATCAGATCCACCatgaaaaatcttataaagTATGATCACCATAGCTGGAAACAAGCGCCATATCACAATCTACCTCTCTTATGTAATATTAAACCCACAGAAAAAAGCAAGCACAGAATGCAAAGCTAAGAGCACTGGAATCTGGTTATTTTCCTTAAGAAAAATGCACATTCTGACCCAAGAAATTATCAACAACGATAAAGATTGGTGGAAGCCAttgatactttaaaaaaataagtgattGGATTTCATTGTGTCAAAATACAGTCactggttttttatttttccttaatttgatTGCTACCTAGGAAATGCTACATTTTATATAACTGCACCATTAGGGGAATCAAACTTGATTCCAAATTATCAAACTCTCAAGTTACTTCAGAACAAGCTTTCAATTACATACTTGAATAGTTACAGTCATGGTTGATTCTAagaagccaaaaaaataaataaatgcataaagaaaacaatttaatttgattcCAGGTCCTCGAGCCAATATTGTCAAGTCAAGTCAGAATGTGTTTTCCAATTAGCACGTTTGGGGTGGAGTTATATTGTACAATTGAATAAAGATTTAGACTCAATCCACTAATCATGTCAAGACAATGTGACTTGCAGCGGTAATACAAAATGATCAATCAAAGAATGTGACGATGGGGCACGGCCCTACTATTTGAGACACTGCATATATCATTGCAGCAGTCAGTACATCCGTGAACAACTCCCACACTTTCTATATAAAAAGCCTCATCAATGAAATCAACTCGTCCAAGCAAGCTATGTCACAGGTGAGCAACATAATAGAAGAAGTCAAGTCTATGTTGAAGAGATTCAGAAGCTATCAGGTGCAACACATGAGTAGGTTGGGTAATGAGGTTGCCCATAGACTAGCAAGGAATGCATGGAATGTAGAAGATATTGTGATGTGGTGGGATTCTGTCCCAGATTTTCTATCACAGATTGTAAGTTGGGACAGTGAGTTGTAACCTctttttgaatgaaatgaaacttttcttataaggaaaaaaaaaaaaaagaaaaacattcaattagttaataattacttagtCTAGAAAACTCACTTCTGAACAAAAAGGACTGCCACTACCTAAAGTTCAAAATCAGACGTTGTTCcattcaaagaaaagaataccACAAACCTGTACTTCGCATAATCAGCCTCTAGGAAGCCCACCAAAACAGGTATTCCATCACAAGCAATGAACATTTGTAATGTCAAGGAGCTGCAGATAAAGAAACATCCACAGTgattctaaattaaatttgagaagagAGACCAAATGCAAGGCAATAATAACACAAGGAGACAACTCTGCACCTTGACTGACAAAGCTGCTGCAAGAAAAAAGCAGCTTCCATGCGAACTTCCCGAGGACGATCAGGTACCGCAAAGCCCCTTACCAAAGGGATCTATAAGGTAACTAATCAATAACATAGCCATTTAAAGTAGCCCTATTCTATACCATAGAcatgaaaatggagaaaaagtaGCATTAGCCTCCCCCATTGTTCAACCTTCCTCAAAttgaagataataataaaatgaaaaaaaggttTAATCAGTGTTAAAATTTAACAAACTACCCTATTATTCTAGAAGATTAAAATGTGGAAActgattagaattttttttttttaggtaggAAACTAATTAGAGAATACGAATACTAAATTAGAGGATGCAAGGAACCTCTTTGCTGGaactaaaaatcttaataattttCCAACAAAAGAACATAAAAGCCAGAACATTCATAATACTTACCAACCCAATGAGACAAgcattttcttggaaatcaGCGTTATCTTTAACTATctgatttataatttgaagaacAGCACATATGACCTGCAATAGTCGGAAGTATTCACATATGCAAATTTAACTCTATAATAGGTTCAAAAACTATGTTAAAAAGGGGAAAGAACATTAAAAATCAACAAGCTAGCACCAATGCTAACATACACGAGTTTTAGGAACTTCTAGCAATTCCATTAGGGGAGCAAACCATGTTGGGTAACAAAAACAATTTTCTGCTCAGGGCGTTGGTGAAAGATAGAAATAAGTTTCTGACAAGCAGACACGATCACATCTTCTGATTCGTCTGGTCTCAGGGACCCAACTAATCTGCTAAACTCAACAGCctagcaaagaaaaaaaatatgttttcagTTATTCCTATCCAAAGGATATCAAGAGCTGTACATTAACAATGCATTGCAATTCAGCATTCATGCAGAGCTACAGAAATCAATTGGTAAAGCATGGTTGAGCAAGTGTAACAAACTATATATAGGGCATCTAAGATGCACACGTCCACCCACACacactcaaatttcaaaaagagaTGGAATTAATTTAAACTAATCAGTGATGAAGGCACTTTAATCTCACTAGAGAATTAACACATAAACAGTATCCCATGACAAAATCCCTAATAGGGAATTGCAAAACTTTGAAGGTTCAAAATGCTAAAAAGTAAACATTTTCAGAAACATAGTAACTAGccaaaaggaaagagaaattcAAGATGCTACACATAGAATTAGGTTGGTGGATGAAGAgggtgtggagtttgtaattgCAGAATacatttaacataaaaaaataccaatacaacTATTACAAGGTCAGCAATCTTTTTAGGTCTAAAATGTCAGACAATGTACCAACTGAAAGTATGATTAATTGAGATGAGGTAGTTCTTTAATTATAAGTTAATTAAGACAATAATGTCATGGTGGTTGAGTGGCCTCAATTGAGTAAAAGACATGGGAAAGTCAGTAAAGATCGAATGAACATGCACAAGGAGTACCATTGTATTGATCGATGCAAACAgtaatttttattgtaagaatattatttaaaaagaataaaatgacgCAGCCTAGAATATAACAATATACAAGGGACGTGAAGAGTTGAACAGAGTCTGTAGGACAGGATGACAAAATAGGATATTGATCACAGGTGAGACTGCATGGAAAAATAGGATACACATGGCTAACCCTATTTAGTTTAGAAGGAAGTTTCATGAAGCAAAACTCTAAATCAGATTGGATAAAGCTATATTAGTATCCAGATGAATTGAACAATGAACAATTGACATACCTAAAAAGTTATGTACAACATCGTGGCACAAAAATGGACTAGATAATGTTTCACTGCTGTAAAATGTACCTAAAAAGAAA
Coding sequences:
- the LOC121251678 gene encoding LOW QUALITY PROTEIN: MAP3K epsilon protein kinase 1-like (The sequence of the model RefSeq protein was modified relative to this genomic sequence to represent the inferred CDS: inserted 1 base in 1 codon), with protein sequence MSRQMTSSAFHKSKTLGEKYILGDEIGKGAYGRVYKGLDLDNGDFVAIKQFSLENIAQEDLNIIMQEIDLLKNLNHKNIVKYLGSLKTKTHLHIILEYVENGSLANIIKPNKFGPFPESLVAVYIAQVLEGLVYLHEQGVIHRDIKGANILTTKEGLVKLADFGVATKLTEADVNTHSVVGTPYWMAPEVIEMSGVCAASDIWSVGCTVIELLTCVPPYYDLQPMPALFRIVQDDHPPIPDSLSPDITDFLRQCFKKDARQRPDAKTLLSHPWIQNCRRALQSPLRHTGTLRNIQEDVSVDAEMSHGDTQNSGENPSAGNVEVADTEIRADTRKEEFSAEGSNISKSDKDTALHTNIIEERAANPDDLDEVPTFAFHEKSYLQTGSSEPTMLHEVPHTSEHDEVLMNGYVGSPESRKKNVAAKHGGKGNSVHVASRSPGFGQRSQDSSLQKAVKMSVTPGENELSRFSDPPGDASLDDLFQPLDKQPEDRAAEASTSASTSHFNHSSTSITDAGKNDLATKLRATIAQKKMENEMEPANSGGNLLRIVMGYLKDDVIDMDGLVFDEKLPGENLFPLQAVEFSRLVGSLRPDESEDVIVSACQKLISIFHQRPEQKIVFVTQHGLXPLMELLEVPKTRVICAVLQIINQIVKDNADFQENACLIGLIPLVRGFAVPDRPREVRMEAAFFLQQLCQSSSLTLQMFIACDGIPVLVGFLEADYAKYREMVHLAIDCMWQVFKLQRSTPRNDFCRIAAKNGILLRLINTLYSLNEATRLASISVGGGFPIDGSTQRPRSGQLDYSHPIFSQYETPLSTADQHDLPKVRHGIIDQHISTGMQESSRASTSNSQRSEANQSDPRYLQTDPDKPQYSNAALKASIASKFADPISLDKVANLSIKEPPASMPNDRDNSEQSKIDPSRKDAELRQQRVHNSTTRTSTDRPLKSIESTTVASLQEHVRPLLSLLEKEPPSRHFSGQLEYVRHLSGLDRHESVLPLLHANDKKTNGELDFLMAEFADVSQRGKENGNLDSSARVSHKTAIKKGGPMASNEGAASTSGIVSQSASGVLSGSGVLNARPGSATSSGLLSHMVSTLNADVAREYLEKVADLLLEFAQADTIVKSYMCSQSLLSRLFQMFNRVEPPILLKILKCINHLSTDPNCLENLQRADAIKYLIPNLELKEGSLVSQIYHEVLNALFNLCKINKRRQEQAAENGIIPHLMQFIMSDSPLKQYALPLLCDMAHASRNSREQLRAHGGLDVYLSLLEDGDWSVTALDSIAVSLAHDNDNRKVEQALLKKDAIQKLVKFFQCCPEQHFVHILEPFLKIITKSSRINTTLAVNGLTPLLIARLDHQDAIARLNLLKLIKAVYEHHPRPKQLIVENDLPQKLQNLIEERRDGQRSGGQVLVKQMATSLLKALHINTVL